From a region of the Actinomadura luzonensis genome:
- a CDS encoding PucR family transcriptional regulator, whose amino-acid sequence MRPPTVVDEDVRQTLRTAAVVLLEHLPELTGELVARTRDGDEVYRACVPYDEHWKSTLEGVRLGLTAILQEPSERRDLVFTASMARRRAEQGLPLDSLLRMYRLAGQVVWSALVEHMERERPERLSVLVRAAGHVWHAIDRQSMVACDTYNRREQEILGRSRERVNALLDALLDGSADAGVIRAAGAALDLPEHDRYAVITVRRGGRQDDARLPGSVGGLRLLWRMRTGHEVAVAALGEAGLDELCKELSVVISGVAGVSPVVPGLAELGAAHELALLAMRTCVDGGPEIARLDARVPAALMITRPDLAFHLLDSALGPLLALDSADRDTLLTTLETWLACDGSAARAAARLFCHRNTIVNRVRRIEQLTGRSLARPRDLVDLALALDAARLLPSRNA is encoded by the coding sequence ATGCGTCCCCCTACGGTCGTGGACGAGGACGTCCGCCAGACGTTGCGCACCGCCGCCGTGGTCCTGCTGGAGCACCTGCCCGAGCTGACCGGCGAGCTGGTCGCCCGCACCCGCGACGGCGACGAGGTGTACCGCGCCTGCGTGCCCTACGACGAGCACTGGAAGAGCACGCTCGAAGGCGTGCGGCTCGGGCTCACCGCGATCCTCCAGGAGCCCTCGGAGCGGCGCGACCTGGTCTTCACCGCCAGCATGGCCCGCCGCCGGGCCGAGCAGGGCCTGCCGCTGGACTCGCTGCTGCGCATGTACCGCCTGGCCGGCCAGGTCGTCTGGTCGGCGCTCGTGGAGCACATGGAACGCGAGCGGCCCGAGCGGCTGAGCGTGCTGGTCCGCGCCGCCGGGCACGTCTGGCACGCCATCGACCGGCAGTCCATGGTCGCCTGCGACACCTACAACCGGCGCGAGCAGGAGATACTCGGCCGCAGCAGGGAACGCGTCAACGCGCTGCTCGACGCCCTGCTCGACGGCAGCGCCGACGCCGGGGTGATCCGCGCCGCCGGGGCGGCCCTCGACCTGCCCGAGCACGACCGGTACGCGGTGATCACGGTGCGCCGCGGCGGCCGGCAGGACGACGCCCGGCTGCCCGGCAGCGTGGGCGGCCTGCGGCTGCTCTGGCGGATGCGCACCGGCCACGAGGTCGCGGTGGCCGCGCTCGGCGAGGCCGGCCTGGACGAGCTGTGCAAGGAGCTCAGCGTCGTCATCAGCGGCGTGGCCGGGGTCAGCCCGGTCGTGCCCGGCCTGGCCGAGCTGGGCGCCGCCCACGAGCTGGCCCTGCTCGCCATGCGCACCTGCGTGGACGGCGGCCCCGAGATCGCCCGGCTGGACGCCCGCGTCCCGGCCGCGCTCATGATCACCCGGCCGGACCTGGCCTTCCACCTGCTGGACAGCGCGCTCGGCCCGCTGCTCGCGCTCGACTCGGCCGACCGCGACACCCTGCTGACGACGCTGGAGACCTGGCTCGCCTGCGACGGCTCGGCCGCCCGCGCCGCGGCCCGGCTGTTCTGCCACCGCAACACGATCGTCAACCGGGTGCGCAGGATCGAGCAGCTCACCGGCCGCTCGCTGGCCCGCCCCCGCGACCTGGTGGACCTGGCGCTCGCCCTGGACGCCGCCCGGCTGCTGCCGTCCAGGAACGCGTGA
- a CDS encoding ABC transporter ATP-binding protein: protein MAELSVGELVVDYGPVRALDGVSMRVPSGAVVAVLGANGAGKTTLLRAVSGTLRFQRGRVARGAVELDGARLTGLPAAAVVRRGVTHVPEGRRVFARMTVEENLRAGGLGTPRREAARARERVRELFPVLAERSRQPAGLLSGGEQQMLAIGRALMAGPSVLLLDEPTLGLAPQMAARIAATVRAINAAGTSVLLVEQNVATALALASHAYVLEVGRVAMEGPAAELAASDEVRRRYLGVSDDAPGELRARAALARWPA from the coding sequence ATGGCGGAGCTGAGCGTCGGCGAGCTCGTGGTGGACTACGGCCCGGTGCGCGCCCTGGACGGCGTGTCGATGCGCGTGCCGTCCGGCGCGGTCGTCGCCGTGCTCGGCGCGAACGGCGCCGGCAAGACGACGCTGCTGCGCGCGGTCTCGGGAACGCTCCGGTTCCAGCGGGGCCGGGTGGCGCGCGGCGCGGTCGAGCTGGACGGCGCCCGCCTGACCGGCCTGCCCGCCGCGGCCGTGGTGCGGCGCGGCGTCACGCACGTGCCGGAGGGCCGGCGGGTGTTCGCCAGGATGACGGTGGAGGAGAACCTGCGCGCGGGCGGCCTCGGCACGCCCCGCCGGGAGGCGGCGCGGGCCAGGGAGCGCGTGCGCGAGCTGTTCCCGGTGCTGGCCGAGCGCTCCCGCCAGCCGGCCGGGCTGCTGTCGGGCGGCGAGCAGCAGATGCTCGCCATCGGCCGGGCGCTGATGGCCGGGCCGTCGGTGCTGCTGCTGGACGAGCCGACGCTGGGCCTCGCGCCGCAGATGGCGGCCAGGATCGCCGCGACGGTCCGGGCGATCAACGCGGCGGGCACGTCGGTGCTGCTGGTGGAGCAGAACGTGGCCACGGCGCTGGCGCTCGCCTCGCACGCGTACGTGCTGGAGGTCGGCCGGGTGGCGATGGAGGGACCGGCGGCCGAGCTGGCCGCCAGCGACGAGGTGCGGCGGCGCTACCTGGGCGTCAGCGACGACGCGCCCGGGGAGCTGCGCGCGCGGGCGGCGCTGGCGAGGTGGCCGGCATGA
- a CDS encoding ABC transporter ATP-binding protein: MPRLEVRDVTVRFAGLTALDGVGFTVEPGTVHAVIGPNGAGKSTCFNVLSGVYKATSGSVRLGGAELTALRPHQVAALGVARTFQNIALSPRLPVRDNLLLGRHRLTRAGFAAAGLRLPRARREERAHAARVAEIAAFVGLGDLLATPVGLLPYGVQKRVELARALAMEPRLLLLDEPVAGMNSGERVEMAELIVSVRESLGISILLVEHDMGLVMRLADRVTVLDFGRRIADGPPGEVQNDPRVIAAYLGTEEGS; encoded by the coding sequence ATGCCCCGGCTGGAGGTCCGCGACGTGACGGTCCGCTTCGCCGGGCTGACGGCGCTCGACGGCGTCGGCTTCACCGTCGAGCCCGGCACCGTCCACGCCGTGATCGGCCCCAACGGGGCGGGCAAGTCCACCTGCTTCAACGTGTTGTCCGGCGTCTACAAGGCCACCTCGGGCAGCGTCCGGCTGGGCGGGGCCGAGCTGACCGCGCTGCGCCCGCACCAGGTGGCCGCGCTCGGCGTGGCCCGCACCTTCCAGAACATCGCGCTCTCCCCCCGCCTGCCGGTGCGCGACAACCTGCTGCTGGGCCGGCACCGGCTCACCCGGGCCGGGTTCGCGGCGGCGGGCCTGCGCCTGCCGCGCGCCCGCCGCGAGGAACGCGCCCACGCGGCCAGGGTCGCCGAGATCGCCGCCTTCGTCGGGCTCGGCGACCTGCTCGCGACCCCGGTGGGGCTGCTGCCGTACGGGGTGCAGAAGCGGGTGGAGCTGGCCAGGGCCCTGGCGATGGAGCCGCGGCTGCTGCTGCTGGACGAGCCGGTCGCCGGGATGAACAGCGGCGAGCGGGTGGAGATGGCCGAGCTGATCGTCTCGGTGCGGGAGAGCCTCGGCATCTCGATCCTGCTCGTCGAGCACGACATGGGCCTGGTCATGCGGCTGGCCGACCGGGTGACCGTGCTGGACTTCGGCCGCCGCATCGCCGACGGCCCGCCCGGCGAGGTGCAGAACGACCCCAGGGTCATCGCCGCGTACCTGGGCACCGAGGAGGGCTCGTGA
- a CDS encoding branched-chain amino acid ABC transporter permease, producing MITFLELLVNGISIGAVYALIALGFVVIFKATEVVNFAHASLLLAGGYVVARLHAQLGFWLALLAGIAAAAVVGALVEFLVIRRSKAASHGVLAIVTIGVDIVLTTELTRRIGTEVLAMGDPWGSRVVRLGPVTVAETRIVALVTAGLLIAAFLLAFKFTGWGVAMRATAEDPETAALMGVRLGRVSLSAWAVAGALAAVAALFLCVFPTPGLDRTSSLAALKAFPAAILGGLDSTTGALVGGLAVGVTEALMTGYQNDLAFLGRGIGDVAPFLVMIAILLLRPAGLFGTKELARV from the coding sequence GTGATCACATTCCTGGAGCTTCTGGTCAACGGGATCTCCATCGGGGCCGTGTACGCGCTCATCGCGCTCGGCTTCGTCGTCATCTTCAAGGCCACCGAGGTGGTGAACTTCGCGCACGCCTCGCTGCTGCTGGCCGGCGGCTACGTGGTGGCGCGGCTGCACGCCCAGCTCGGCTTCTGGCTCGCGCTGCTGGCCGGGATCGCGGCGGCGGCGGTGGTCGGCGCGCTGGTGGAGTTCCTCGTCATCCGCCGCAGCAAGGCCGCCTCGCACGGCGTGCTGGCGATCGTGACGATCGGCGTGGACATCGTGCTGACCACCGAGCTGACCCGCCGCATCGGCACCGAGGTGCTGGCCATGGGCGACCCGTGGGGGTCGCGGGTGGTGCGCCTGGGGCCGGTCACGGTCGCCGAGACCAGGATCGTCGCGCTGGTCACGGCGGGCCTGCTGATCGCCGCGTTCCTGCTGGCGTTCAAGTTCACCGGCTGGGGCGTGGCGATGCGGGCCACGGCCGAGGACCCGGAGACGGCCGCGCTCATGGGCGTGCGGCTCGGCCGGGTGTCGCTGAGCGCGTGGGCGGTGGCCGGGGCGCTCGCCGCGGTGGCCGCGCTGTTCCTGTGCGTGTTCCCGACGCCGGGGCTGGACCGCACCTCCTCCCTGGCGGCGCTCAAGGCGTTCCCCGCCGCCATCCTCGGCGGCCTCGACTCCACCACGGGCGCGCTGGTCGGCGGCCTGGCGGTCGGCGTCACCGAGGCCCTGATGACCGGCTACCAGAACGACCTCGCCTTCCTCGGCCGGGGCATCGGCGACGTGGCGCCGTTCCTCGTCATGATCGCGATCCTGCTGCTGCGGCCCGCGGGCCTGTTCGGCACGAAGGAGCTGGCCCGTGTCTAG
- a CDS encoding branched-chain amino acid ABC transporter permease, which translates to MSRYLLRAAALAAFVAVPFYLEGFWLQAGLFAMSAAIGAIGLNLLTGATGQLSMGHAFFLAVGAYAYVYFAAEPTGALGGLGLPTPLAAVLAVALTGAAGGLFSPIAGRLKGAYLGIATLALIFLGQHLLFNAEPVTGGFNGRAVPPMELFGFAFADAPDLVVLNVPFGALERLWFLGGPLLLAAALFARGVLRGRPGRAMNTIRDHEIAAGVMGVPVTRYRAGVFVLSSMYGGLAGVLLALVFQRTVPDYFGMLLSLDYLAMIVIGGLGSVGGAVAGAVFVSLLPQLLTRYSDALPLVAAPGSGEGVSPAEAARLLYGAAVVAVVLFLPGGLLGLFRPLRGRLSGLRLPLSSSPTLSPDTSPETRSSHVQ; encoded by the coding sequence GTGTCTAGGTACCTCCTCCGCGCGGCGGCGCTGGCGGCCTTCGTGGCGGTGCCCTTCTACCTGGAGGGGTTCTGGCTGCAGGCGGGCCTGTTCGCCATGTCGGCGGCGATCGGCGCGATCGGCCTCAACCTGCTGACCGGCGCGACCGGCCAGCTCTCCATGGGGCACGCGTTCTTCCTGGCCGTGGGCGCCTACGCGTACGTGTACTTCGCCGCCGAGCCCACGGGGGCACTGGGCGGCCTGGGCCTGCCCACGCCGCTGGCCGCCGTGCTCGCCGTGGCGCTGACCGGGGCGGCGGGCGGCCTGTTCAGCCCGATCGCCGGGCGGCTCAAGGGCGCCTACCTGGGCATCGCCACGCTGGCGCTGATCTTCCTGGGCCAGCACCTGCTGTTCAACGCCGAACCGGTGACCGGCGGCTTCAACGGCCGGGCGGTGCCGCCGATGGAGCTGTTCGGGTTCGCCTTCGCCGACGCGCCCGACCTGGTCGTGCTGAACGTGCCGTTCGGCGCGCTGGAGCGGCTGTGGTTCCTGGGCGGGCCGTTGCTGCTGGCGGCGGCGCTGTTCGCCCGCGGCGTGCTGCGCGGCCGGCCCGGGCGGGCCATGAACACCATCCGCGACCACGAGATCGCCGCCGGGGTGATGGGCGTGCCGGTCACCCGCTACCGGGCCGGGGTGTTCGTGCTGTCGTCCATGTACGGCGGCCTCGCGGGCGTGCTGCTCGCCCTGGTCTTCCAGCGCACCGTGCCCGACTACTTCGGCATGCTGCTCTCCCTCGACTACCTCGCGATGATCGTGATCGGCGGGCTCGGCTCGGTGGGCGGCGCGGTGGCCGGGGCGGTCTTCGTCTCCCTGCTGCCGCAGCTGCTCACCCGCTACAGCGACGCGCTGCCGCTGGTGGCCGCGCCGGGCTCCGGCGAGGGCGTCTCCCCCGCCGAGGCCGCCCGCCTCCTGTACGGCGCGGCCGTGGTCGCGGTCGTGCTCTTCCTGCCGGGCGGCCTGCTCGGCCTGTTCCGGCCGCTGCGCGGCCGGCTGTCCGGGCTGCGGCTGCCCCTGTCCAGCTCTCCCACCCTGTCCCCCGACACGTCCCCCGAGACCAGGAGCTCACATGTCCAGTAA
- a CDS encoding ABC transporter substrate-binding protein, producing the protein MSSNRKAVAAALVSLALAATAAGCASGKATGGGGQASATGGDGVKTGPGVTADTITLSLLTDLTGPYASLGKSLTQAQQLYFDQANQAGGICGRKIETVVRDHGYDAQKAMAAYAEVAPKTAAIPQFIGSPMVTALKDKITTDKILTIPMAWATGLLGSEAIQVTGTTYDVDMINGLDFLMKEKGLKSGDKIGHLYFEGDYGESALAGSKYAAGKLGLTVVEQKIKATDQDMTAQVAAFKKAGVKAVLVSVGPRQAASLVGVALAGGMDVPFMGSNSAYSPQLLQTPAAPALLKDFYYVTAGAPISAPLPAYQKLITDYQAKYAGQPLDSGVAAGWTAAVIVGDALRKACENKDLSRAGIIAAHRSQKAWEAGLGGTPMDFSVYDRPASRSSYIVKPDKQAVGGAVIVKEAAVSELAEGYTVPAAG; encoded by the coding sequence ATGTCCAGTAACCGCAAGGCCGTCGCCGCCGCGCTCGTGTCGCTGGCACTGGCCGCCACCGCCGCCGGCTGCGCCAGCGGCAAGGCCACCGGTGGCGGCGGCCAGGCGAGCGCCACCGGCGGCGACGGCGTCAAGACCGGCCCCGGCGTGACCGCCGACACCATCACCCTCAGCCTGCTGACCGACCTGACCGGACCGTACGCCTCGCTCGGCAAGAGCCTCACCCAGGCCCAGCAGCTCTACTTCGACCAGGCCAACCAGGCGGGCGGCATCTGCGGCAGGAAGATCGAGACCGTGGTGCGCGACCACGGCTACGACGCGCAGAAGGCGATGGCCGCCTACGCCGAGGTGGCGCCGAAGACGGCCGCGATCCCGCAGTTCATCGGCTCGCCGATGGTGACCGCGCTCAAGGACAAGATCACCACGGACAAGATCCTCACCATCCCGATGGCGTGGGCGACCGGGCTGCTCGGCAGCGAGGCCATCCAGGTCACCGGCACCACGTACGACGTGGACATGATCAACGGCCTGGACTTCCTGATGAAGGAGAAGGGCCTGAAGTCCGGCGACAAGATCGGTCACCTGTACTTCGAGGGCGACTACGGCGAGAGCGCCCTCGCCGGCTCCAAGTACGCGGCGGGCAAGCTCGGCCTGACCGTGGTCGAGCAGAAGATCAAGGCCACCGACCAGGACATGACGGCGCAGGTGGCGGCGTTCAAGAAGGCCGGGGTGAAGGCCGTGCTGGTCTCGGTCGGCCCGCGCCAGGCCGCCTCGCTGGTCGGCGTGGCCCTGGCCGGCGGCATGGACGTGCCGTTCATGGGCAGCAACTCCGCCTACAGCCCGCAGCTCCTGCAGACGCCGGCCGCGCCCGCGCTGCTGAAGGACTTCTACTACGTGACCGCGGGCGCCCCGATCAGCGCGCCGCTGCCCGCCTACCAGAAGCTCATCACCGACTACCAGGCCAAGTACGCGGGCCAGCCGCTGGACAGCGGCGTCGCGGCCGGCTGGACGGCGGCCGTCATCGTCGGCGACGCCCTGCGCAAGGCGTGCGAGAACAAGGACCTCAGCCGGGCCGGCATCATCGCCGCGCACCGCTCGCAGAAGGCGTGGGAGGCCGGGCTCGGCGGCACGCCGATGGACTTCAGCGTCTACGACCGGCCCGCCTCGCGCTCGTCCTACATCGTCAAGCCCGACAAGCAGGCGGTCGGCGGCGCGGTGATCGTCAAGGAGGCCGCCGTGTCCGAACTGGCCGAGGGGTACACCGTCCCCGCGGCGGGCTGA
- a CDS encoding ABC transporter ATP-binding protein — MAALLEVGRLTMRFGGVTALSGVDLAVGEGELVGLIGPNGAGKSTLFDCLTRRCAPQEGRMLLAGQDLAGLPPHRVAGHGVARTFQNTALFPGLSVRENVMAGAHRHGRAGFWAAALGRAAGEERRLRESADALLARFGLTRYADHPPEALPYGTTKLIEIARALASGPRLLLLDEPAGGLAPAEVPAFAELVRRLHAERGLTIIVVEHHLDFVLALCRRIVCLERGHKIADGPAEVVRRDPAVVAACLGVAR; from the coding sequence ATGGCCGCTTTACTGGAGGTCGGCCGGCTCACCATGCGCTTCGGCGGGGTCACCGCGCTGTCCGGCGTGGACCTCGCCGTGGGCGAGGGCGAGCTCGTCGGCCTCATCGGGCCCAACGGGGCGGGCAAGAGCACCCTGTTCGACTGCCTGACCCGGCGGTGCGCGCCGCAGGAGGGCCGCATGCTGCTGGCCGGGCAGGACCTGGCCGGGCTGCCCCCGCACCGGGTCGCCGGGCACGGCGTGGCCCGCACGTTCCAGAACACGGCGCTGTTCCCCGGCCTGTCGGTGCGCGAAAACGTCATGGCGGGCGCGCACCGGCACGGCCGGGCCGGGTTCTGGGCGGCGGCGCTCGGGCGGGCGGCGGGCGAGGAGCGGCGGCTGCGGGAGAGCGCCGACGCGCTGCTGGCGCGGTTCGGCCTCACCCGCTACGCCGACCACCCGCCCGAGGCGCTGCCGTACGGGACGACGAAGCTGATCGAGATCGCCCGGGCGCTGGCGTCCGGGCCGCGGCTGCTGCTGCTCGACGAGCCGGCGGGCGGGCTCGCGCCCGCCGAGGTGCCGGCGTTCGCCGAGCTGGTCCGGCGGCTGCACGCCGAGCGGGGGCTGACGATCATCGTCGTCGAGCACCACCTGGACTTCGTGCTGGCGCTGTGCCGGCGGATCGTCTGCCTGGAACGCGGCCACAAGATCGCCGACGGCCCCGCGGAGGTCGTGCGGCGCGACCCCGCCGTGGTGGCGGCCTGCCTGGGGGTCGCGCGGTGA
- a CDS encoding ABC transporter ATP-binding protein, translating into MTGPAGAGPAGAGPADGRTGAGPPGGGLEVRGLRAEYGAARVLHGVDLTVPAGEIAVLLGPNGAGKTTLLRALSGLVRARGTATLGGVALLGRAPDELARLGVAHVTQEGGTFGPLTVEENLRVGAQARPWPRRGTAEDLERLFTRFPVLQARLSQPAGTLSGGEQRLLAIGRALMARPRLLLMDEPMRGLAPQTASLLFRTIHAINRDEGTTMVIVEHNVTAALEVAHRSYLVESGRISDMRARRRW; encoded by the coding sequence GTGACCGGCCCGGCGGGAGCGGGCCCGGCGGGGGCGGGCCCGGCGGACGGGCGTACGGGGGCGGGCCCTCCGGGCGGCGGGCTGGAGGTGCGGGGGCTGCGGGCCGAGTACGGGGCGGCCCGCGTGCTGCACGGCGTCGACCTGACCGTGCCGGCCGGCGAGATCGCGGTGCTGCTCGGCCCGAACGGCGCGGGCAAGACGACGCTGCTGCGCGCCCTGTCCGGCCTGGTCAGGGCGCGCGGGACGGCCACGCTCGGCGGGGTCGCGCTGCTCGGCCGCGCGCCGGACGAGCTGGCCAGGCTCGGCGTCGCGCACGTCACCCAGGAGGGCGGCACGTTCGGCCCGCTCACCGTCGAGGAGAACCTGCGGGTGGGCGCGCAGGCCCGCCCCTGGCCGCGCCGCGGCACCGCCGAGGACCTGGAACGGCTGTTCACCCGCTTCCCGGTGCTTCAGGCGCGGCTCAGCCAGCCCGCCGGGACGCTGAGCGGCGGCGAGCAGCGGCTGCTCGCCATCGGCCGGGCGCTGATGGCCCGGCCGCGGCTGCTGCTCATGGACGAGCCGATGCGCGGCCTGGCCCCGCAGACGGCGTCGCTGCTCTTCCGCACCATCCACGCGATCAACAGGGACGAGGGGACCACGATGGTCATCGTCGAGCACAACGTGACGGCGGCGCTGGAGGTCGCGCACCGCTCCTATCTGGTGGAGTCGGGCCGGATCTCCGACATGCGCGCCCGCCGGAGGTGGTGA
- a CDS encoding branched-chain amino acid ABC transporter permease, which translates to MFVQQLLEGLGAGAGYAALALALVLTYRFTGIVNFAQGELAMLATYVAWQLVTSGLPYWAALPVTVVVAFAAGVVTERLVIRRLAGEAAEVTLVVTTIGLYVLVNALAALVWTAALRAFPSPFPDGPPGVAALAAAGLAGTVLGAVALLVRRTGLGLVMRAVAADARSARLAGVRVGWVLALGWGAASAVGALSGVLLAPALFLEPSMMTGVLVYSFAAATLGGFDSALGAVAGGLVVGVAETLAGTYLGFVGADLKIAVPLVIIVVVLLVRPQGLFGSAPVERA; encoded by the coding sequence GTGTTCGTCCAGCAGCTCCTGGAGGGGCTCGGCGCGGGCGCGGGGTACGCGGCCCTCGCCCTCGCCCTGGTGCTCACCTACCGCTTCACCGGGATCGTCAACTTCGCGCAGGGCGAGCTGGCCATGCTCGCCACGTACGTGGCCTGGCAGCTCGTCACCTCCGGCCTGCCGTACTGGGCGGCGCTGCCGGTCACGGTCGTCGTCGCCTTCGCCGCGGGCGTGGTGACCGAGCGGCTGGTCATCCGCCGGCTGGCGGGCGAGGCCGCCGAGGTCACCCTCGTGGTGACCACGATCGGCCTGTACGTGCTGGTGAACGCGCTGGCCGCGCTGGTGTGGACCGCGGCGCTCCGCGCCTTCCCGAGCCCGTTCCCCGACGGGCCGCCGGGGGTGGCCGCGCTGGCGGCGGCCGGCCTCGCCGGGACGGTGCTGGGCGCGGTCGCCCTGCTCGTCAGGCGGACCGGTCTCGGGCTGGTGATGCGGGCCGTGGCCGCCGACGCGCGCTCGGCCCGGCTGGCGGGCGTGCGGGTCGGCTGGGTGCTGGCCCTCGGCTGGGGCGCGGCCTCGGCCGTCGGCGCGCTGTCGGGCGTGCTGCTCGCCCCGGCGCTGTTCCTAGAGCCCTCGATGATGACCGGCGTGCTGGTCTACTCCTTCGCCGCCGCCACGCTCGGCGGCTTCGACAGCGCGCTCGGCGCGGTGGCCGGCGGGCTGGTCGTCGGCGTGGCCGAGACGCTGGCCGGCACCTACCTCGGCTTCGTCGGGGCGGACCTGAAGATCGCGGTGCCGCTGGTGATCATCGTCGTGGTGCTGCTGGTGCGCCCGCAGGGCCTGTTCGGCTCGGCTCCCGTGGAGCGGGCGTGA
- a CDS encoding branched-chain amino acid ABC transporter permease has translation MTAAGPLAGPLDGPVNGHGWGAGGHRRTAVGLAAGDRRRTWPWRRAALAALAVTAAGLPFALPPYRLFQVTLVLVYAVALLGLDLVAGHSGQISLGHGAFFGVGAYVAAVMIGRFGLPYPLTLPAAALVTFGLGWAAGLPALRLRGLYLAMVTFSVAVLLPPLLKRFPEVTGGAMGMAVPTPRGLGLDDDQWVYFLVLAVTAAAVAGVRNLTASRGGRALTAIRQHPAAAETLGMHAAAHMTRAFAWSAMYAGAAGALYTWTTGFVAPDTFTLSLSVTLLAGVVIGGLATPAGPLLGALVVAAVPAAAQELNPAAPGVVSGLLIIVMIYVAPTGLAGLLRRAAWSVTGRLAARRRG, from the coding sequence GTGACCGCGGCCGGGCCCCTGGCCGGGCCGTTGGACGGGCCGGTGAACGGGCACGGCTGGGGCGCCGGGGGGCACCGCAGGACGGCGGTGGGGCTGGCGGCCGGCGACCGGCGGCGGACCTGGCCGTGGCGGCGGGCCGCGCTCGCCGCGCTGGCGGTGACGGCGGCCGGGCTGCCGTTCGCGCTGCCGCCGTACCGGCTGTTCCAGGTGACGCTGGTGCTGGTGTACGCCGTGGCGCTGCTCGGGCTGGACCTGGTGGCGGGCCACAGCGGGCAGATCTCGCTCGGGCACGGGGCCTTCTTCGGCGTGGGCGCGTACGTGGCGGCGGTCATGATCGGGCGGTTCGGGCTGCCGTACCCGCTGACCCTGCCGGCGGCCGCGCTGGTCACCTTCGGGCTGGGCTGGGCGGCCGGGCTGCCCGCGTTGCGGCTGCGCGGCCTGTACCTGGCGATGGTGACGTTCTCCGTGGCGGTGCTGCTGCCGCCGCTGCTCAAACGCTTCCCCGAGGTGACCGGCGGCGCGATGGGGATGGCGGTGCCCACGCCGCGCGGCCTCGGCCTGGACGACGACCAGTGGGTGTACTTCCTCGTCCTCGCCGTGACGGCGGCGGCCGTGGCGGGCGTGCGCAACCTGACGGCGTCGCGCGGCGGGCGGGCGCTGACCGCGATCCGGCAGCACCCGGCGGCGGCCGAGACGCTCGGCATGCACGCCGCCGCGCACATGACGCGCGCCTTCGCCTGGAGCGCCATGTACGCGGGCGCGGCCGGCGCCCTCTACACCTGGACGACGGGCTTCGTCGCGCCCGACACCTTCACGCTGAGCCTGTCGGTGACCCTGCTGGCCGGGGTGGTGATCGGCGGCCTGGCCACCCCGGCGGGGCCGCTGCTCGGCGCGCTGGTGGTGGCGGCCGTGCCGGCCGCGGCGCAGGAGCTGAACCCGGCCGCGCCCGGGGTGGTCTCCGGGCTGCTCATCATCGTGATGATCTACGTGGCGCCGACCGGCCTCGCCGGGCTGCTGCGCCGGGCGGCGTGGTCGGTGACGGGCCGGCTCGCGGCGAGGAGGCGCGGATGA